The following coding sequences are from one Saccharomyces eubayanus strain FM1318 chromosome VII, whole genome shotgun sequence window:
- the HUL5 gene encoding ubiquitin-ubiquitin ligase HUL5 encodes MLNFTGQTRRRNVNLGNRTRNTKKDLLEKTKRERERRAQDKLKEDASRTIQKYVRRHFANVRFFKTAFTNVQLVHMIPAYGGKLINYISRDDLQQLLILSHDFLSTYPSPLGNSQLLSLLKLYQDDTLVMQTISDLNMNYPTIDEFLDSVSTFLRQTSVXSYSVTLKLADIIEMWGVMDTNASLNIFSIPIGRYEEQPFALDFYCLLAERNLLPKYIDSDPTLWDNMAKAYSHSRETGQKNIAKLLIPNFSHYVSSSILPNDNDYVLKFYEKAFIDEVITATKDYVSDEGHVRNLMRYIASSPNQSCKNSVLITLLSNKNFVRRLSWEFFHTKFSATKTEANPLFSVLAQLIDMHLLISTDRELLDHESVIPIEELKKFTSILKDFSFRQYWELLETERNLMLREAVPLLNKIYERDSRLHFLSTEDSSAYWENSDKQFLNLRFYEELQEYEDLYRERLEQEEEEEENMEKDLDFGTERRSFKSLLLNKMKKRLKSSLRFRKLEILLDLPFFIPFEERVDLFYMFIALDKRRLSLDDDHSLMNTFAPWASTGMRKQSAIISRENVLDDAFNAFNSIGERFKASLDVTFVNEFGEEAGIDGGGITKEFLTNVTEEGFKDSKHELFQTNDHYDLYPSVVYDASKLKYIWFLGKIVGKCLYEHVLIDVSFSDFFLKKLLNYSNGFLSSFSDLGSYDSVLYSNLVKLLNMSAEEIKSLDLTFEIDEPNSPAKVVDLIPNGSKTYVTKDNVLLYITKVTDYKLNRRCFKPVSAFHGGLSVIIAPHWMEMFNSIELQMLISGERDNIDLGDLKANTEYGGYTEDDQTIVDFWEVLNTFKFEEKLSFLKFVTSVPQAPLQGFKALDPKFGIRNAGTEKFRLPTASTCVNLLKLPDYRNKKVLKEKLLYAINSGARFDLS; translated from the coding sequence ATGTTAAACTTCACTGGTCAAACGAGGAGAAGGAATGTCAATTTAGGAAATAGAACTcgaaatacaaaaaaggATTTACTGGAAAAGACTAAAAGGGAGCGAGAAAGAAGAGCCCAAGATAAACTTAAAGAGGACGCAAGTAGAACTATTCAAAAGTATGTTAGAAGACATTTTGCAAACGTgagatttttcaagacaGCTTTTACGAATGTGCAACTAGTTCATATGATACCAGCTTACGGGGGCAAATTGATCAATTATATTTCCCGAGATGATCTGCAACAATTACTGATCCTATCTCATGATTTCTTGTCCACCTACCCTAGCCCTTTGGGTAATTCACAGCTATTGAGTTTGTTAAAGCTATATCAAGATGATACACTAGTGATGCAAACTATAAGCGATTTAAACATGAACTACCCAACCATTGACGAGTTTTTAGACAGTGTATCGACCTTTTTGCGCCAAACTTCCGTATYAAGTTATTCTGTGACTTTAAAGCTAGCAGATATTATAGAGATGTGGGGAGTAATGGACACAAATGCTTCgctaaatattttttcaataccaATAGGACGCTATGAAGAGCAACCATTTGCATTAGATTTCTACTGCCTTCTCGCAGAAAGAAATCTTCTGCCCAAATATATCGACTCAGACCCGACATTATGGGATAACATGGCGAAGGCATATTCACATTCCAGGGAAACCggtcaaaaaaatattgcaAAACTGCTCATCCCTAATTTCAGTCACTatgtttcttcatcaatctTGCCTAATGACAACGACTACGTATTAAAGTTTTATGAAAAGGCATTTATAGATGAAGTGATAACTGCTACAAAAGACTATGTTTCCGACGAAGGCCACGTTAGAAACCTAATGCGTTATATTGCAAGTTCTCCCAATCAAAGTTGTAAGAACTCCGTTCTGATCACTTTACTTTCAAATAAGAACTTTGTCAGAAGACTCTCGTGGGAATTCTTTCACACCAAGTTCAGTGCTACCAAAACGGAAGCTAATCCGctcttttcagttttaGCACAATTAATCGACATGCACCTTTTGATATCGACTGATCGGGAATTATTGGATCATGAGTCAGTAATACCTATTgaagagttgaaaaaattcacatCTATTTTGAAGGATTTTTCCTTTCGACAATATTGGGAATTACTTGAAACGGAAAGAAACCTCATGTTGAGGGAGGCAGTACCCCttttaaacaaaatataCGAAAGAGACTCTAGGTTGCACTTTTTATCCACAGAAGATAGTTCAGCTTATTGGGAAAACTCTGACAAacagtttttgaatttgagaTTTTATGAAGAACTGCAAGAGTACGAAGATTTGTATAGAGAACGTTTAGAAcaagaggaggaggaggaggagaaCATGGAAAAGGACTTGGATTTTGGGACTGAAAGGCGCTCGTTCAAGTCTTTACTATTgaataaaatgaaaaagaggCTCAAGTCGTCATTACGTTTTCGGAAATTGGAAATCCTTTTAGATTTACCGTTCTTTATTccttttgaagaaagagtGGACTTGTTTTACATGTTCATTGCACTTGACAAAAGACGATTATCTTTAGATGATGATCACAGCCTAATGAATACGTTTGCACCTTGGGCTTCGACTGGTATGAGAAAACAGTCTGCTATTATTTCCAGAGAAAATGTTTTAGATGATGCCTTTAACGCGTTTAACTCTATAGGAGAAAGGTTCAAAGCATCATTAGATGTTACATTTGTCAATGAATTTGGCGAAGAGGCTGGTATTGATGGTGGTGGTATCActaaagaatttttgactAATGTAACTGAAGAAGGGTTTAAAGATTCAAAGCACGAattatttcaaacaaacGATCATTATGACTTGTATCCTTCCGTCGTATATGACGCTTCGAAACtaaaatatatatggtTCCTCGGAAAGATTGTAGGCAAGTGTCTATATGAACATGTTTTGATAGATGTGTCTTTTAgtgatttcttcttaaagaaattgctgaACTACTCGAACGGATTCttatcttccttttcagatCTCGGAAGTTATGATTCAGTACTGTACAGTAATTTGGTCAAATTATTGAATATGTCCGcagaagaaatcaaatctttGGATTTAACGTTTGAAATCGATGAGCCCAACAGCCCTGCGAAAGTGGTTGATCTGATTCCGAATGGTTCGAAAACATATGTTACGAAAGACAATGTTTTATTGTACATTACTAAAGTAACAGACTACAAATTAAATAGGAGATGTTTCAAACCTGTTTCAGCGTTTCACGGAGGATTAAGTGTAATTATTGCTCCACACTGGATGGAAATGTTTAATTCTATAGAATTACAAATGTTGATATCAGGTGAAAGAGACAATATTGATTTAGGTGACTTAAAAGCTAACACGGAATACGGGGGCTATACGGAGGACGATCAGACAATTGTGGACTTTTGGGAGGTTTTGAATACGTTCAAGTTTGAAGAGAAACTGAGCTTCTTAAAATTTGTCACATCCGTTCCTCAGGCTCCGTTACAGGGATTCAAGGCATTGGATCCAAAATTCGGTATAAGAAATGCTGGGACAGAAAAATTTAGGCTTCCTACAGCGTCAACTTGCGTTAATTTGTTGAAGCTTCCAGATTacagaaataaaaaagttttgaaagaaaagttattGTACGCAATAAATTCGGGAGCTAGGTTCGATTTATCATAA
- the GPI10 gene encoding putative glycosylphosphatidylinositol-alpha 1,2 mannosyltransferase, with product MPRKSNRTKQEVRRAPIFWIFLAFRVLNAALTRTFFQADEFWQALEPAHWKAFKYGELTWEWKFGVRSYMFPMIFELTYRLVSLSAIILHYTLKAFSTIGSDLLILLLPNYELTWQIAQDLQRLPLDASRSFEYYGVIYAPKIVMAVLASTGEYYIIRFVQKIYLLTLDKKKDEKEDKGLSGLSEITKFALLLSLTNFFNCFFISRTFINSFEMVLTSIALYHWDWTGGQRVKESSFTKALIFAFLACLQRPSNGLIWIVPGLFLLLNLVSKKQYHLLSVTLSKVIRSFSLVFLANTIIDMYFYRELTFPIFRFLKFNFTTPLAKFYGVAPWHFHILQSLPIILGASIPIFIFGFFSQLSRKKFPNWYLNPFFQVNCTILLNLIVYSSLPHKEFRFIFPLQPLFILISSFGLSRLSTEYRNKLTSLKLLLWLVPFISVFAALLLNTFHESGSIEVMKFLHEEPEIDSLGFIMPCHSTPGQSYLHRNDISDLWSITCDPPLHLLEDPKASSKLEVYMDESDHLYEDIPKFIYRNFPPIFRKNLRSPDKIFSHEWPTYLVVFEHMENTYLKDFLKDSSYVEYNRFFNSLAHWDSRRSGDIIVYYKLPFDLKDMSVVKS from the coding sequence ATGCCTCGAAAATCCAATAGAACGAAGCAAGAAGTTAGAAGAGCTCCAATCTTTTGGATATTCCTAGCTTTCAGAGTGCTGAACGCAGCCTTGACAAGAACCTTCTTTCAGGCAGATGAGTTTTGGCAAGCGTTGGAGCCTGCGCACTGGAAAGCCTTTAAATACGGGGAACTCACTTGGGAATGGAAATTTGGAGTTCGTAGCTATATGTTTCCGATGATCTTTGAGCTAACCTACAGATTGGTTTCACTATCGGCAATAATTCTCCATTACACCCTTAAAGCTTTTTCAACTATAGGTTCCGATTTACTTATTCTACTCTTACCAAATTATGAATTAACCTGGCAGATTGCACAAGACTTACAGAGACTTCCTTTGGATGCCTCACGGTCATTTGAATACTACGGCGTGATATATGCACCAAAAATTGTCATGGCTGTACTAGCATCCACTGGAGAATATTATATCATAAGATTTGTTCAGAAAATCTATTTACTGACACttgataagaaaaaggacGAGAAGGAAGATAAGGGACTTAGTGGTTTGTCGGAAATTACGAAATTTGCCCTACTTCTAAGCCTAActaactttttcaattgcttttttatttcgaGGACATTTATCAACTCTTTTGAAATGGTGCTCACCTCTATTGCGCTTTATCATTGGGATTGGACAGGGGGGCAAAGGGTGAAAGAGTCATCGTTCACAAAAGCGCTTatttttgcatttttggCATGTTTGCAAAGGCCTAGCAATGGGCTCATCTGGATAGTTCCCGGCCTTTTCCTGCTGCTAAATTTGGTGTCCAAGAAGCAGTATCACTTACTGTCTGTCACACTATCGAAAGTCATTCGATCGTTTTCGCTAGTATTCCTTGCGAATACCATTATTGATATGTATTTTTATAGGGAACTGACCTTCCCGATCTTCCGCTTTCTAAAATTCAATTTTACAACACCATTAGCGAAATTTTATGGGGTGGCTCCCTGGCATTTCCATATTTTGCAAAGTCTGCCCATTATACTAGGCGCATCTATTCCTATTTTcatatttggatttttttcccAGCTCAGCAGGAAAAAGTTTCCCAACTGGTACTTAAATCCATTTTTCCAGGTTAATTGTACTATTTTGTTGAACCTAATAGTATACTCTAGCTTACCTCATAAAGAATTTAGGTTCATCTTTCCATTACAGCCGCTCTTTATATTAATATCATCGTTTGGTTTATCAAGACTTAGTACGGAGTATCGAAACAAGCTGACCAGCTTAAAACTTCTGCTCTGGCTCGTTCCCTTTATATCAGTGTTTGCTGCGTTACTGTTAAATACATTCCACGAATCAGGGTCCATCGAAGTCATGAAGTTTCTGCACGAAGAGCCAGAAATAGATAGCTTGGGATTTATAATGCCCTGTCATTCGACACCGGGTCAAAGTTATCTACACAGGAATGATATTTCAGATCTGTGGTCAATTACTTGCGATCCTCCATTGCACCTACTTGAAGACCCAAAAGCCTCTTCGAAGCTTGAGGTTTATATGGACGAAAGTGACCATTTGTATGAAGACATACCCAAATTCATCTATAGAAACTTCCCACCGATATTCCGTAAAAACCTAAGAAGCCCAGACAAGATATTTAGCCATGAATGGCCAACATATTTGGTTGTTTTCGAGCACATGGAAAACACTTACCTAAAAGATTTTCTGAAGGATTCGTCGTATGTCGAATACAATAGGTTTTTCAACTCCCTTGCTCATTGGGATTCAAGAAGATCAGGTGACATAATTGTTTACTATAAACTACCTTTTGATCTTAAAGATATGTCGGTAGTAAAAAGCTGA
- the MRF1 gene encoding Mrf1p — translation MWLSKFQFLPRPIAKGISLRYNSPLLVRLTSSASNSQSNENITTQYSELSPLLVKQAEKYETELRELDKDLSSGIHFDVNKQKHHAKLSALTDTFSEYKEKLSELKGLKEMIASDPSLRAEAEQEYMELVPKYETTSSRLINKLLPPHPFAEKPSLLELRPGVGGIEAMIFAQDLLDMYIGYANNKNWKYQIISKNENESGSGIIDAILSIEEPGSYDRLRFEAGVHRVQRIPSTETKGRTHTSTAAVIVLPQMGDESAKSIDAYERTFKPGEIRIDIMRASGKGGQHVNTTDSAVRLTHIPSGIVVSMQDERSQHKNKAKAFTILRARLAEKERLEKEEKERNARKSQVSSTNRSDKIRTYNFPQNRITDHRCGFTLLDLPGVLSGERLDEVIEAMANYDSTERAKDLLANS, via the coding sequence ATGTGGCTTTCAAAGTTCCAGTTCCTCCCAAGGCCGATAGCCAAGGGTATTTCGTTAAGATATAACTCGCCCTTGCTTGTACGATTGACATCAAGTGCTTCCAACTCCCAAAGCAATGAGAACATCACAACACAGTACTCGGAGCTATCCCCACTGCTCGTTAAACAGGCTGAGAAGTATGAGACTGAACTAAGGGAACTCGATAAGGATCTCTCTAGCGGCATTCACTTCGACGTGAATAAGCAGAAGCATCATGCCAAGTTATCGGCCCTAACCGACACATTTAGTGAATACAAGGAAAAGCTAAGTGAATTGAAAGGTCTAAAAGAGATGATCGCGTCCGATCCATCATTAAGGGCCGAGGCTGAACAAGAATACATGGAGCTGGTCCCGAAATATGAAACAACTTCGTCAAGACTAATAAACAAACTTCTTCCGCCACATCCGTTTGCAGAGAAGCCAAGCTTGTTAGAACTTCGACCAGGGGTAGGCGGAATCGAGGCCATGATTTTTGCTCAAGACTTGTTGGATATGTATATTGGCTATGctaataacaaaaattggaaatatCAAATTATATCgaaaaacgaaaacgaaaGTGGATCAGGCATTATCGATGCTATTCTTAGTATCGAAGAACCTGGATCTTATGATCGATTGAGGTTTGAAGCAGGCGTTCATAGAGTACAAAGAATCCCCAGTACAGAGACCAAGGGAAGGACGCATACATCCACAGCGGCCGTGATTGTACTACCCCAGATGGGCGACGAATCTGCCAAATCCATTGATGCCTATGAAAGAACATTCAAACCAGGTGAAATTAGAATTGACATCATGCGTGCAAGTGGCAAAGGGGGGCAGCATGTGAATACCACAGATTCTGCGGTCAGATTAACCCACATCCCCTCAGGTATCGTTGTTTCCATGCAAGACGAAAGATCGCAAcataaaaacaaagctaAGGCGTTTACAATCTTAAGAGCAAGACTTGCGGAAAAGGAAAGgttagaaaaggaagaaaaagaaagaaatgcTCGAAAGAGTCAGGTTTCGAGCACGAATAGGTCTGATAAAATCAGAACGTACAATTTCCCACAGAACAGAATCACTGACCACAGATGCGGGTTCACGTTATTGGACCTGCCAGGCGTATTATCCGGGGAAAGATTGGATGAAGTCATCGAGGCCATGGCTAACTACGACAGTACCGAAAGAGCGAAAGATCTGCTAGCAAATAGCTAA
- the TIP20 gene encoding Tip20p, which translates to MLNDIEDLLNIDDKIEQVRNDRDQLASKLQGLKQSMASKDTEVARLEVIAQDIIETGADVSGLERLQAKYGNLRILDELKNIVAQQTQLQASTDQLDGFDHQLDELAQQSLDQFTFDDVEALNSKLRDAFAAAPQRDGSDFQSAIYDELKSKVIDKYNDEILRNLATKWTETFDQELLEAQWDTSKFVSTSAISVKHLRETSSKLYKLSQLYLSVEGEETHDDLNAPLHLQSTNSRNVVLWNFKSLANNFNVRFTYHFHTTSSKIETYFQFLNDYLTENLFKCINIFHDDTQGLTKPIIHEQFINYVLQPIRDKVKSTLFQNDLKTLIVLISQILATDKNLLTSFHYHGPGLVSLISDEIWEKWINYEVETANRQFINITKNPEDFSKSSLNFVKLINKIYDYLEPFYDLDFDLLVRYKLMTCSLIFMNLTSSYLDYILAVDSLNETRTKEQELYQTMAKLQHVNLVYKKIRSLSENFIFIQLADIVNTTESKKYNSLFQNVENDYEKVMNTDMQNSIVHRIQKLLKETLRNYFKIATWSTLEMPVDEYDDDNDDGATVPSAELVNPINVLTRLINKLDSLDIPLPIFLKVKNELLNVIVNYFIESILKLNKFNLNGLNQFLHDFESLKNVLSLPPHAINHKSMSLHELIKILKIKYDRNNQQLLDPEYIKMGDFASLREIYSVKYLRDTEIQDALYRIIYGNII; encoded by the coding sequence ATGTTGAATGACATTGAGGATTTACTGAATATTGACGACAAGATTGAACAAGTCCGAAATGATAGAGACCAGCTGGCATCTAAATTGCAAGGCCTAAAGCAATCGATGGCCAGCAAGGATACGGAAGTGGCTCGTTTGGAAGTCATAGCACAGGATATCATTGAGACAGGTGCAGATGTCAGTGGACTGGAACGTTTGCAGGCGAAGTACGGGAACTTGAGAATCTTGGatgaactgaaaaatatcgTGGCTCAACAAACGCAGCTACAAGCTAGTACAGATCAATTAGACGGATTCGATCATCAGCTCGATGAGTTGGCCCAACAGTCCCTGGACCAATTCACTTTTGATGACGTAGAGGCCCTAAATTCAAAGCTGAGAGACGCTTTTGCCGCTGCTCCTCAAAGGGATGGATCTGACTTCCAGTCTGCCATTTATGACGAGCTCAAGTCGAAGGTCATCGACAAATATAATGACGAAATTTTACGGAATTTGGCTACTAAGTGGACTGAAACGTTTGACCAGGAGTTGTTGGAAGCGCAGTGGGATACGTCAAAATTTGTGTCCACATCGGCCATCTCGGTCAAGCATCTAAGAGAAACTTCGTCAAAGCTTTACAAGTTGAGCCAACTTTACCTATCTGTAGAGGGGGAGGAAACACATGATGACCTCAATGCGCCTTTACACCTACAATCAACGAATAGTCGGAATGTTGTACTGTGGAATTTCAAATCGCTCGCCAATAATTTCAATGTTCGGTTTACCTACCATTTCCATACCACATCCTCCAAGATCGAAACATACTTCCAGTTTTTAAACGATTACCTGACAGAGAATCTGTTCAAGTGCATCAACATTTTCCACGATGACACTCAAGGCTTAACAAAGCCAATCATTCATGAACAGTTTATCAATTACGTTTTGCAGCCTATAAGAGACAAAGTGAAATCCACCCTATTCcaaaatgatttgaagaCTTTGATTGTCCTAATTTCCCAAATTTTGGCCACCgataaaaatttattaacCTCGTTCCATTACCATGGACCAGGGTTAGTATCATTAATTTCTGACGAAATATGGGAAAAATGGATCAACTATGAAGTTGAAACAGCTAATAGACAATTCATCAATATAACCAAAAATCCGGAGGATTTCTCAAAAtcctctttgaatttcgtGAAGTTAATCAACAAGATTTACGATTATTTGGAACCATTTTATGATTTGGATTTTGACTTGCTAGTAAGATATAAACTCATGACTTGCTCGTTGATCTTTATGAACTTGACGTCATCCTACCTCGACTACATCTTAGCTGTGGATTCTTTGAATGAGACAAGAACTAAAGAGCAAGAATTGTACCAAACCATGGCTAAACTGCAACATGTCAATCTAGtgtacaaaaaaatcagatCTCTATCTGAGaattttatcttcattcaGCTAGCTGACATTGTCAATACCACGGAATCTAAGAAGTACAACtctttatttcaaaatgtgGAAAACGATTACGAAAAGGTTATGAACACAGATATGCAAAATTCAATTGTCCATAGGATTCAAAAATTGCTGAAGGAAACGCTTCGAAATTACTTCAAGATTGCAACGTGGTCGACACTAGAAATGCCTGTCGATGAatatgatgatgataatgatgacgGCGCCACTGTACCAAGTGCTGAATTGGTGAATCCAATAAACGTTTTAACAAGATTAATCAACAAGCTAGATTCATTAGATATCCCATTACCtatatttttgaaggtTAAAAACGAACTGTTGAATGTCATTGTCAATTATTTCATAGAGTCAATCTTAAAGTTGAACAAATTCAACCTAAATGGTTTGAACCAGTTTCTACACGATTTTGAATCTTTAAAGAACGTTTTAAGCTTACCACCACACGCCATCAACCATAAATCTATGAGTTTACACGAActtataaaaatattgaaaataaaatacgATCGAAACAATCAGCAGCTCCTAGATCCAGAATATATCAAAATGGGTGATTTCGCATCTTTAAGAGAAATATACTCTGTCAAGTACCTAAGAGACACGGAGATCCAGGACGCACTTTACAGAATTATATATggtaatataatataa
- the ROG1 gene encoding putative lipase ROG1: MNTNSVWRSRMSLTLTNEILFHYKSSVKVGELERYVITYNLYEGEAIPSDLNLDSLWLKVRNMNPLSYRAAYLMGPFMLYCDVKTAEYHHSQKIIASVDYPKFEPNVQAQQDFVAELSVHNIRQQYIWIADIMSQILFTTNTNITYEVTVGTTRESVENPHDLPSYLGSYSPKLTVNRLTTLDLWNLPVQITTPKRKKHLVLLTHGLHSNVSTDLVYIMEQVYKSQKNYPNEQIVVKGYRGNVCQTEKGVKYLGTRLAEYIIQELYDESVCKISFIGHSLGGLIQAFSIAYIYEVYPWFFQKVKPINFITLASPLLGIVTDNPAYIKVLLSFGVIGKTGQDLGLENESEGGRPLIYLLSGEPLTGILRRFKRRTVYANAINDGIVPLYTASLLFLDYDDILEQLQKIKENSKKPPPMNNVTVNENRDFFNKNFISPLTKMLSIWAPQKFPTEEGSKIPKVSFFESASSILLPPLPEKAYIMDPDSRDPVIIHDKIYTEDDIPQSKFNIEDGFFDKKNILLQAFFARKKERAKYRNLEETIARRWHTGMSWRKVVVALKPDAHNNIIVRRKFPNAYGWPVIDHLIDVHFNGDDGDSDGDGDDNCFPQDIEAIQKATNEGANKYEKVESIPKEYEWLNKVETNGVFDEGPTGMISTVGEIVEALAKRGFSAMTDRGNTPEDPNDEILRFEEMNSDLVQ, encoded by the coding sequence ATGAATACAAATAGCGTGTGGCGTTCAAGGATGTCTCTTACGCTAACCAATGAAATTCTGTTTCACTACAAGTCCTCGGTGAAGGTAGGTGAGCTAGAGAGATATGTCATTACTTATAATCTATATGAAGGTGAAGCGATCCCCTCagatttgaatttagaCTCTTTATGGCTAAAAGTAAGGAACATGAACCCGCTGTCGTACAGAGCTGCGTATCTCATGGGTCCCTTCATGCTGTATTGCGATGTTAAGACTGCCGAGTATCACCAttctcaaaaaataatagctTCAGTGGACTACCCCAAATTTGAACCGAACGTACAGGCTCAACAAGATTTCGTTGCTGAACTTTCAGTACATAACATAAGGCAGCAGTACATATGGATTGCAGATATCATGAGCCAAATATTGTTTACTACGAACACAAACATTACATACGAAGTCACAGTTGGCACAACCAGAGAGTCAGTAGAAAATCCACACGATCTGCCGTCTTATTTGGGCTCCTATAGCCCTAAGTTAACAGTAAACAGGCTTACAACCTTGGATTTATGGAACCTTCCTGTTCAAATCACAACTccgaaaagaaagaagcatCTCGTGCTTTTAACTCATGGTTTGCACTCTAATGTGTCTACGGATCTAGTTTATATCATGGAACAAGTATACAAATCCCAGAAAAACTATCCTAATGAGCAAATAGTCGTAAAGGGTTACAGGGGGAACGTCTGTCAAACTGAGAAGGGAGTTAAGTACTTAGGTACTCGCCTAGCCGAATACATTATCCAAGAACTGTACGATGAATCAGTCTGCAAGATTTCCTTTATAGGACATTCATTGGGCGGCCTGATCCaagctttttcaattgcATACATCTACGAGGTTTACCCTTGGTTTTTCCAGAAAGTAAAACCAATAAATTTCATAACTTTAGCCTCACCACTTTTAGGTATTGTTACAGATAATCCTGCTTATATCAAAGTACTGCTATCATTTGGGGTTATCGGTAAGACGGGTCAAGATTTGggtttggaaaatgaatcCGAGGGGGGGAGGCCACTGATATATTTGTTGTCTGGTGAACCGTTAACAGGGATCCTGCGTAGatttaaaagaagaaccGTATATGCAAACGCCATCAATGACGGAATTGTACCACTGTATACAGCATCACTGTTATTTTTAGACTATgatgatattttggaaCAACTACAGAAGATTAAAGAGAATAGCAAAAAACCCCCTCCGATGAACAATGTTACGGTAAACGAAAACCGagatttcttcaataagaATTTTATTTCACCTTTGACTAAAATGCTGAGTATATGGGCGCCACAAAAATTTCCTACAGAAGAAGGTTCAAAGATTCctaaagtttctttttttgaatccGCAAGTTCAATTCTATTGCCGCCATTACCTGAAAAAGCATATATAATGGATCCAGACTCTAGAGATCCTGTGATTATTCATgacaaaatatatacagaGGATGATATTCCGCAATCTAAATTCAATATCGAGGATGGATTCTTcgataaaaagaatattctTCTCCAAGCtttttttgcaagaaagaaagaacgtGCAAAATACCGGAATCTAGAAGAAACTATTGCTAGAAGATGGCACACGGGGATGTCATGGAGAAAGGTTGTCGTCGCTTTGAAACCGGACGCtcataataatatcatagTTCGAAGAAAGTTTCCTAACGCGTACGGATGGCCCGTAATCGATCATTTAATAGATGTCCATTTTAACGGTGATGACGGAGACAGTGACGGTGACGGTGACGACAATTGTTTTCCTCAAGATATTGAAGCCATTCAAAAGGCAACAAATGAGGGAGCAAATAAATATGAGAAGGTGGAAAGCATTCCCAAAGAATATGAATGGTTGAATAAAGTGGAAACAAACGGCGTCTTTGATGAAGGTCCTACAGGGATGATATCTACTGTGGGGGAAATAGTAGAAGCGCTGGCTAAAAGAGGCTTCAGTGCTATGACCGACAGAGGGAATACTCCGGAGGATCCCAATGATGAGATTCTTcgttttgaagaaatgaataGTGACTTGGTTCAATGA